In a single window of the Mustelus asterias chromosome 3, sMusAst1.hap1.1, whole genome shotgun sequence genome:
- the LOC144486069 gene encoding B-cell lymphoma 6 protein homolog isoform X2, protein MASAADSCIQFTRHASDVLFNLNRLRSRDILTDVTILVDRQRFRAHKTVLMACSGLFYAIFTDQMKFNLNLISLDPDVDPEGFGILLDFMYTSRLPLRDSSIMVVMTTALYLQMDHVADTCRRYLQSSEDLCSAISSPRQEFLSSNTMLPPEALSFRKSDVTENLLRDAPAPDGRALGSSVYNVMTPPHPYPLYSHIPVHSYSANPYLVNEFRDSHIPLSDVAKLRRYQGNCVQHNSDTGFTKYNSRSVTDISSNVCHATVFSPREICKEADVKMDLHCNQTPRPKMQSTMSNLTNGSSSLLNDGKAEESNVSKEDRRGHLESSNLPVNHKGPLIGPHSPLKSDCQPNSPTESSSSRNAFRSSCSESPTAKSPIDPKACNWKKYKFIILNSLNQSSKSESDNHLEPGNGSAPTFTASPVPFRPCAHIETLGSQTPAKMDVDGDIPQASKLNSIVNRSPDESLLDSQQPSPMDSYPRKCSSCQSPAHQQPELCHHTPVSHLGEELTETQSELSDSSSENGSFFCSECDCKFSDEGSLKRHMVQSHSDKPYKCDRCQAAFRYKGNLASHKTVHTGEKPYRCNICGAQFNRPANLKTHTRIHSGEKPYKCETCGARFVQVSHLRAHVLIHTGEKPYPCEICGTRFRHLQTLKSHLRIHTGEKPYHCEKCNLHFRHKSQLRLHLRQKHGAITNTKAQYRVPVEPQPDICRAR, encoded by the exons ATGGCCTCCGCAGCAGACAGCTGTATCCAGTTTACACGGCATGCGAGTGATGTGCTGTTTAATCTGAATAGGCTGCGTTCCCGGGACATTCTGACAGATGTTACAATCCTGGTGGATCGTCAGCGATTCCGAGCGCACAAGACTGTGCTCATGGCATGCAG TGGCCTTTTCTACGCAATCTTCACTGACCAGATGAAGTTCAACTTAAATTTGATCAGTTTGGACCCAGATGTTGACCCAGAGGGATTTGGAATTTTGCTGGATTTTATGTACACCTCTCGCCTGCCTCTGAGGGACAGCAGCATCATGGTGGTGATGACAACAGCTCTTTACTTGCAGATGGACCATGTGGCAGACACCTGTCGCCGATACCTACAATCCAG TGAAGATCTCTGTTCTGCAATCAGCTCACCCCGGCAGGAGTTCCTCTCCAGCAACACAATGTTACCTCCAGAAGCATTAAGCTTTCGAAAATCTGACGTGACTGAGAACTTGCTTCGTGATGCGCCTGCCCCCGATGGGAGGGCTTTGGGTTCTAGTGTCTACAATGTAATGACTCCTCCACATCCTTATCCTTTGTACAGCCATATCCCTGTTCACAGTTACTCTGCGAATCCTTACCTGGTCAATGAATTCCGGGATTCCCATATCCCGTTATCTGATGTCGCCAAACTCCGGAGGTACCAGGGTAACTGCGTGCAGCACAATAGTGACACGGGTTTCACAAAGTACAACAGCAGGTCTGTCACGGATATCTCCTCCAATGTTTGTCATGCGACTGTTTTCTCTCCCAGAGAGATTTGTAAAGAGGCTGATGTGAAAATGGATTTGCACTGTAATCAAACACCTCGTCCCAAAATGCAATCCACCATGAGTAACTTGACAAATGGTTCTTCTTCATTGCTGAATGATGGGAAGGCTGAAGAAAGCAATGTCTCAAAGGAGGATAGACGTGGACACCTGGAATCCAGTAATCTGCCTGTTAATCATAAAGGCCCTTTGATTGGACCTCACAGCCCTCTGAAATCCGACTGTCAACCAAACTCTCCAACTGAATCGAGTAGCAGCAGGAACGCTTTCAGGAGTTCCTGTTCGGAATCTCCCACAGCCAAAAGCCCCATTGACCCCAAAGCCTGTAACTGGAAAAAATACAAATTCATTATCCTGAACTCATTAAATCAGAGCTCAAAAAGTGAAAGTGATAATCACCTTGAACCTGGCAATGGCTCAGCTCCAACCTTCACAGCTTCCCCTGTCCCGTTCCGCCCGTGTGCTCACATTGAGACTTTGGGAAGCCAAACGCCAGCCAAAATGGATGTTGATGGGGACATTCCCCAGGCAAGCAAACTCAACAGCATCGTCAACAG GTCACCAGATGAGTCTTTACTGGATAGCCAGCAACCATCTCCAATGGATTCCTACCCACGGAAATGTAGCTCGTGTCAATCCCCAGCTCACCAACAGCCTGAGCTGTGTCATCACACCCCCGTGTCTCACCTCGGAGAAGAACTGACCGAGACCCAGTCTGAACTCTCGGACTCCAGCTCAG AGAATGGATCTTTCTTCTGCAGTGAGTGTGACTGTAAATTCTCTGACGAAGGTTCACTCAAGAGgcacatggtccaatcacacaGTGACAAGCCTTACAAATGTGACCGTTGCCAAGCTGCCTTCCGCTACAAGGGGAATCTGGCGAGTCACAAAACTGTGCACACAG GCGAGAAGCCGTATCGCTGCAACATCTGTGGAGCTCAGTTTAACCGCCCAGCAAACCTGAAGACTCACACACGCATCCATTCCGGAGAAAAACCCTACAAATGTGAGACATGTGGAGCACGCTTTGTCCAGGTTT CTCACCTCAGAGCTCACGTGCTgatccacactggagagaaaccctATCCATGTGAAATCTGTGGCACCCGCTTTCGACACCTGCAGACACTTAAGAGCCACCTTCGGATCCACACAGGAGAGAAGCCTTACCAT tgtgagaaATGTAACCTGCACTTTCGTCACAAGAGCCAGTTACGACTCCATCTTCGACAGAAACATGGAGCCATCACCAACACCAAGGCGCAGTACAGAGTGCCTGTAGAGCCACAGCCTGATATCTGCCGAGCTCGctga
- the LOC144486069 gene encoding B-cell lymphoma 6 protein homolog isoform X1: MASAADSCIQFTRHASDVLFNLNRLRSRDILTDVTILVDRQRFRAHKTVLMACSGLFYAIFTDQMKFNLNLISLDPDVDPEGFGILLDFMYTSRLPLRDSSIMVVMTTALYLQMDHVADTCRRYLQSSEDLCSAISSPRQEFLSSNTMLPPEALSFRKSDVTENLLRDAPAPDGRALGSSVYNVMTPPHPYPLYSHIPVHSYSANPYLVNEFRDSHIPLSDVAKLRRYQGNCVQHNSDTGFTKYNSRSVTDISSNVCHATVFSPREICKEADVKMDLHCNQTPRPKMQSTMSNLTNGSSSLLNDGKAEESNVSKEDRRGHLESSNLPVNHKGPLIGPHSPLKSDCQPNSPTESSSSRNAFRSSCSESPTAKSPIDPKACNWKKYKFIILNSLNQSSKSESDNHLEPGNGSAPTFTASPVPFRPCAHIETLGSQTPAKMDVDGDIPQASKLNSIVNRSPDESLLDSQQPSPMDSYPRKCSSCQSPAHQQPELCHHTPVSHLGEELTETQSELSDSSSENGSFFCSECDCKFSDEGSLKRHMVQSHSDKPYKCDRCQAAFRYKGNLASHKTVHTGEKPYRCNICGAQFNRPANLKTHTRIHSGEKPYKCETCGARFVQVAHLRAHVLIHTGEKPYPCEICGTRFRHLQTLKSHLRIHTGEKPYHCEKCNLHFRHKSQLRLHLRQKHGAITNTKAQYRVPVEPQPDICRAR, encoded by the exons ATGGCCTCCGCAGCAGACAGCTGTATCCAGTTTACACGGCATGCGAGTGATGTGCTGTTTAATCTGAATAGGCTGCGTTCCCGGGACATTCTGACAGATGTTACAATCCTGGTGGATCGTCAGCGATTCCGAGCGCACAAGACTGTGCTCATGGCATGCAG TGGCCTTTTCTACGCAATCTTCACTGACCAGATGAAGTTCAACTTAAATTTGATCAGTTTGGACCCAGATGTTGACCCAGAGGGATTTGGAATTTTGCTGGATTTTATGTACACCTCTCGCCTGCCTCTGAGGGACAGCAGCATCATGGTGGTGATGACAACAGCTCTTTACTTGCAGATGGACCATGTGGCAGACACCTGTCGCCGATACCTACAATCCAG TGAAGATCTCTGTTCTGCAATCAGCTCACCCCGGCAGGAGTTCCTCTCCAGCAACACAATGTTACCTCCAGAAGCATTAAGCTTTCGAAAATCTGACGTGACTGAGAACTTGCTTCGTGATGCGCCTGCCCCCGATGGGAGGGCTTTGGGTTCTAGTGTCTACAATGTAATGACTCCTCCACATCCTTATCCTTTGTACAGCCATATCCCTGTTCACAGTTACTCTGCGAATCCTTACCTGGTCAATGAATTCCGGGATTCCCATATCCCGTTATCTGATGTCGCCAAACTCCGGAGGTACCAGGGTAACTGCGTGCAGCACAATAGTGACACGGGTTTCACAAAGTACAACAGCAGGTCTGTCACGGATATCTCCTCCAATGTTTGTCATGCGACTGTTTTCTCTCCCAGAGAGATTTGTAAAGAGGCTGATGTGAAAATGGATTTGCACTGTAATCAAACACCTCGTCCCAAAATGCAATCCACCATGAGTAACTTGACAAATGGTTCTTCTTCATTGCTGAATGATGGGAAGGCTGAAGAAAGCAATGTCTCAAAGGAGGATAGACGTGGACACCTGGAATCCAGTAATCTGCCTGTTAATCATAAAGGCCCTTTGATTGGACCTCACAGCCCTCTGAAATCCGACTGTCAACCAAACTCTCCAACTGAATCGAGTAGCAGCAGGAACGCTTTCAGGAGTTCCTGTTCGGAATCTCCCACAGCCAAAAGCCCCATTGACCCCAAAGCCTGTAACTGGAAAAAATACAAATTCATTATCCTGAACTCATTAAATCAGAGCTCAAAAAGTGAAAGTGATAATCACCTTGAACCTGGCAATGGCTCAGCTCCAACCTTCACAGCTTCCCCTGTCCCGTTCCGCCCGTGTGCTCACATTGAGACTTTGGGAAGCCAAACGCCAGCCAAAATGGATGTTGATGGGGACATTCCCCAGGCAAGCAAACTCAACAGCATCGTCAACAG GTCACCAGATGAGTCTTTACTGGATAGCCAGCAACCATCTCCAATGGATTCCTACCCACGGAAATGTAGCTCGTGTCAATCCCCAGCTCACCAACAGCCTGAGCTGTGTCATCACACCCCCGTGTCTCACCTCGGAGAAGAACTGACCGAGACCCAGTCTGAACTCTCGGACTCCAGCTCAG AGAATGGATCTTTCTTCTGCAGTGAGTGTGACTGTAAATTCTCTGACGAAGGTTCACTCAAGAGgcacatggtccaatcacacaGTGACAAGCCTTACAAATGTGACCGTTGCCAAGCTGCCTTCCGCTACAAGGGGAATCTGGCGAGTCACAAAACTGTGCACACAG GCGAGAAGCCGTATCGCTGCAACATCTGTGGAGCTCAGTTTAACCGCCCAGCAAACCTGAAGACTCACACACGCATCCATTCCGGAGAAAAACCCTACAAATGTGAGACATGTGGAGCACGCTTTGTCCAG gtaGCTCACCTCAGAGCTCACGTGCTgatccacactggagagaaaccctATCCATGTGAAATCTGTGGCACCCGCTTTCGACACCTGCAGACACTTAAGAGCCACCTTCGGATCCACACAGGAGAGAAGCCTTACCAT tgtgagaaATGTAACCTGCACTTTCGTCACAAGAGCCAGTTACGACTCCATCTTCGACAGAAACATGGAGCCATCACCAACACCAAGGCGCAGTACAGAGTGCCTGTAGAGCCACAGCCTGATATCTGCCGAGCTCGctga